One window of the Hyperolius riggenbachi isolate aHypRig1 chromosome 5, aHypRig1.pri, whole genome shotgun sequence genome contains the following:
- the NQO2 gene encoding ribosyldihydronicotinamide dehydrogenase [quinone], translating into MTGKNVLIVYAHQEPKSMNGSLKNIAVDVFSKQGCNVTVSDLYTMKFNAAATRSDITGDLCNPQHFSYSIETKEAFKKGCLSEDILEEQRKVHEADLIIFQFPLYWFSFPAIMKGWIDRVFVQGFAFDFPGCYDTGLLKGKIALLSFTTGGTEDMFSKEGVKGDVKYLLWPIQHGILHFCGFQVLAPQISYAPEYVAEAKRRDMLIKWAQRLENIWEEPPIDCTPSWYFH; encoded by the exons ATGACAG GCAAAAATGTTCTGATAGTATATGCCCACCAGGAGCCCAAATCCATGAATGGATCACTGAAGAATATAGCAGTAGACGTCTTCAGCAAGCAGGGGTGCAATGTCACAGTCTCTGATCTTTACACAATGAAGTTTAATGCAGCTGCAACCAGAAGTGATATCACAG GAGATCTGTGCAATCCTCAGCACTTCAGCTACAGTATAGAGACAAAGGAAGCATTTAAGAAGGGTTGTTTAAGTGAAGATATTCTTGAGGAGCAAAGAAAGGTCCATGAAGCTGACTTAATCATCTTTCAG ttTCCTTTGTACTGGTTCAGCTTTCCTGCTATCATGAAGGGCTGGATAGATCGAGTCTTTGTACAGGGATTTGCCTTTGACTTCCCTGGCTGTTATGACACCGGACTGCTAAAG GGTAAAATTGCGCTACTTTCGTTTACAACTGGTGGAACGGAAGATATGTTTAGCAAAGAAGGAGTAAAAGGTGATGTCAAATATCTTCTTTGGCCTATCCAA CATGGCATATTGCACTTCTGTGGATTTCAAGTTCTGGCTCCTCAAATATCCTACGCACCAGAGTATGTGGCTGAAGCAAAGCGGAGAGACATGCTTATTAAGTGGGCTCAAAGGCTGGAGAACATTTGGGAAGAGCCACCTATAGACTGCACCCCATCTTGGTATTTCCATTAG